From one Rhodamnia argentea isolate NSW1041297 chromosome 1, ASM2092103v1, whole genome shotgun sequence genomic stretch:
- the LOC115738994 gene encoding protein ecdysoneless homolog: MADSDDAPTSMFSQSHRSRLPDDTVFYSIFPDSALSSSPSPSDLQSLHLQILSSVSSFTSSYLWQHQPFSLSLSSPSPPPSCPCSSAPLPLHLHGRLRYGDNLDDEWFAVFLLFHISRVFPDLSVRVWDTDGEFLLIEAAFHLPRWLNPETSLNRVFIRRGDLHIVPRDKIASPSIVDALKFLVGNEDQSRAGEAVQNAVKARIAGYPEQARRNMHRVRVRVPVSVAQVLRHEPCLISLAVEGFYDRDIDSMKYAARMERFLTKGKEEELVPVVVTLSRAMYAQLVQQTFQAPKCYPMPSRSDPRAYMEAELGMKIACGFEMMYQMRRREGLEGKGSTWEAYRESLERSGYLEGLLPGSKEYRRLMEKAEEYYKNSSLFSKASEMMSSPVRCIDEILALPHSTDDFRNQEVPPSDDDSWLYAGEDELNSALLERQKEMELYDAMHGKKKKPKEPSETGPSNHSNDECDLSNIAKTMEAFVHKVSSYKGAEVPDQRDTVDLDVDRFFKDMESVLGCHETEVSSPDGDAGEGSSSDMDFDESEDATDDEDKEDPFTDSYSDALNQELKSSTLTKSFVRANEEPSKTNQGASSSSTQVMDEDFSPVDVDVNLVKSLLNSFSSQEGLPGPASNLLGLMGLRLPQDGSKGK, translated from the exons ATGGCGGACTCCGACGACGCTCCGACCTCCATGTTCTCCCAGAGCCACCGCTCCCGCCTCCCCGACGACACCGTCTTCTACTCCATCTTCCCCGACTCCgccctctcctcctctccctccccctccgACCTCCAATCCCTCCACCTCCAAATCCTCTCCTCCGTCTCCTCCTTCACCTCGTCCTACCTCTGGCAACACcagcccttctctctctccctctcctccccgTCTCCTCCGCCGTCCTGCCCCTGCTCCTccgcccccctccccctccaccTCCACGGCAGGCTCCGCTACGGCGACAACCTCGACGACGAGTGGTTCGCCGTCTTCCTCCTGTTCCACATCTCCCGCGTGTTCCCCGACCTCTCGGTCCGCGTCTGGGACACCGACGGCGAGTTCCTCCTCATCGAGGCTGCCTTCCACCTCCCCCGCTGGCTCAACCCGGAGACTAGCCTCAACCGCGTCTTCATCCGGCGCGGCGACCTCCACATCGTCCCTCGCGACAAGATCGCGTCCCCGTCGATCGTCGATGCATTGAAGTTTTTGGTCGGCAACGAGGACCAGTCGCGCGCCGGGGAGGCGGTGCAGAACGCGGTGAAGGCCCGGATTGCGGGGTACCCTGAGCAGGCGAGGAGGAATATGCACagggttagggttagggttccGGTGTCGGTCGCGCAGGTCCTGAGGCACGAGCCCTGCCTGATTTCGCTCGCTGTGGAAGGGTTTTACGACAGGGATATCGACTCTATGAAGTATGCGGCGAGGATGGAGAGATTCTTGACTaaggggaaggaggaggagcttgtGCCCGTGGTGGTCACCTTGTCAAGGGCAATGTATGCACAACTGGTACAGCAGACGTTTCAGGCCCCGAAATGTTATCCAATGCCGAGCAGGAGCGACCCCAGGGCATATATGGAAGCTGAATTGGGGATGAAGATCGCTTGTGGTTTTGAGATGATGTATCAGATGAGGCGAAGAGAGGGATTGGAAGGGAAAGGAAGCACGTGGGAGGCATATAGAGAGAGCTTGGAGAGGAGTGGATACTTGGAAGGGTTGCTTCCAGGTTCGAAGGAATATAGGAGGTTGATGGAGAAGGCAGAGGAGTATTACAAGAATAGTTCCTTGTTCTCGAAGGCTAG TGAAATGATGAGCTCTCCAGTCAGATGCATAGATGAGATTCTTGCATTACCTCACTCAACGGATGATTTTAGGAACCAGGAAGTCCCTCCCTCTGATGATGACTCTTGGCTATATGCTGGTGAGGATGAATTGAACTCCGCACTTCTGGAAAGACAGAAGGAGATGGAACTTTATGATGCTATgcatgggaaaaagaagaagccaaaaGAGCCATCAGAGACTGGTCCATCGAACCACAGCAATGATGAGTGTGATCTCAGTAATATAGCCAAGACCATGGAGGCATTCGTCCATAAGGTGTCAAGCTACAAGGGAGCGGAAGTTCCTGATCAAAG GGATACGGTAGACCTCGATGTGGATCGTTTTTTTAAGGACATGGAATCTGTACTTGGGTGCCATGAAACTGAAGTTTCTTCTCCAGATGGAGATGCTGGGGAAGGGTCCTCCTCAGACATGGATTTCG ATGAATCTGAAGACGCAACTGATGATGAAGATAAGGAGGATCCGTTCACGGATTCTTATTCGGATGCTCTAAATCAGGAATTAAAGAGCAGCACACTTACTAAAAGTTTTGTTCGTGCAAATGAGGAACCTTCAAAAACAAATCAG GGAGCATCATCGAGTTCCACCCAAGTCATGGATGAGGATTTTTCTCCGGTCGACGTGGACGTGAACCTGGTGAAGAGCTTGCTCAATTCATTCTCCTCTCAGGAGGGACTTCCTGGACCCGCTTCGAATTTGCTTGGTCTCATGGGGCTCCGCCTCCCTCAGGACGGCAGCAAGGGGAAGTAG
- the LOC115738997 gene encoding uncharacterized protein LOC115738997 has translation MILMNKNGRTSPSKIFRIQGPPAGHHVYSDLLLLADFQTKLQLCPHSPDPRQVSLSNPNRSLRSSISHLTVHISPSTPPHHRRHVRFFIYPFLVLREELRKGGKNPRAPMEEQRRVGRTAAELTFWTLCPYCYYAHEYEKAYEECCVRCANCRRGFHAAAIRAPAEHKGAGGGGYYDCRLGLFPLRYDWCAREDEEVEDYLVEISSSGDKRWESQAKAGHVNAGAEEEGEGMEEESCGGELEFEYEGDEILVSA, from the exons ATGATTCTAATGAACAAGAATGGAAGAACTTCTCCAAGCAAGATCTTCCGTATTCAGGGTCCACCCGCTGGGCATCATGTGTACTCCGACCTTTTACTCCTGGCCGACTTCCAGACGAAATTACAACTATGCCCACATTCCCCTGATCCTCGTCAGGTCTCGCTATCCAATCCGAACCGTTCGCTTCGCTCATCAATCTCCCATCTGACGGTCCATATCTCCCCATCAACCCCTCCTCACCACCGCCGTCATGTTCGTTTCTTTATTTACCCTTTCCTCGTTTTACGCGAAGAAttaagaaaaggaggaaaaaatccCCG CGCGCCGATGGAGGAGCAGCGGCGCGTCGGCCGCACGGCGGCGGAGCTGACGTTCTGGACGCTGTGCCCCTACTGCTACTACGCGCACGAGTACGAGAAGGCCTACGAGGAATGCTGCGTGCGGTGCGCGAACTGCAGGCGGGGCTTCCACGCGGCGGCCATCCGCGCCCCGGCGGAGCACAAGGGAGCAGGAGGGGGAGGCTATTATGACTGCCGGTTGGGGCTCTTCCCGCTGAGGTACGATTGGTGCGCGAGGGAGGATGAGGAGGTGGAGGATTACTTGGTGGAGATATCGTCGTCGGGCGACAAGCGGTGGGAGAGCCAGGCCAAGGCGGGACACGTCAATGCAGGGGCGGAAGAAGAGGGGGAGGGAATGGAGGAGGAGAGCTGCGGTGGGGAGTTGGAGTTTGAGTACGAAGGAGACGAAATTCTGGTGAGCGCTTAA